A stretch of Bradyrhizobium sp. CCBAU 53338 DNA encodes these proteins:
- a CDS encoding type II secretion system F family protein, translating to MIPQSVIVAVLMLLLCATAVSLWLDGRQRRMERQLTTALPSSLAASLPSIRRLENGTRSQFLHRLANYRPGIVYACHPAYVLLAGVVAASAILYANRLFAFSSLYVSIAAAIGALVVVRGLFGWQQRSFANRLFRQLPDAIQLVTSTVRAGLPVNEAFRAIAREMPQPTAGQFAVVCSELSVGRPPEEAVEAVYRRTQVAEYAMFAVTLAVQLKSGGSLAETLQILGETVSQRVALAARAKALAGEVIFSSRALSMAPLLVGGLLYMINPQSIDLLFYDPVGNTLLAYAVGSVLVGHFVIRWMIRRETAL from the coding sequence ATGATACCGCAATCCGTGATCGTAGCGGTTCTGATGCTCCTGCTGTGCGCGACGGCGGTGTCGCTGTGGCTCGACGGACGGCAGCGGCGTATGGAACGCCAACTGACGACGGCCTTGCCCAGCTCACTTGCGGCAAGTTTGCCTTCGATCCGTAGGCTCGAAAATGGCACCCGCTCGCAGTTTTTGCATCGTCTCGCCAACTATCGTCCGGGCATCGTTTATGCGTGTCACCCGGCCTACGTGCTGCTTGCCGGCGTGGTCGCAGCGTCAGCGATCCTTTATGCGAATCGTCTGTTTGCGTTTTCCTCGCTTTATGTTTCGATCGCAGCTGCTATCGGCGCGCTTGTAGTGGTGCGAGGTCTATTTGGGTGGCAGCAACGCAGCTTTGCCAATCGGCTTTTCCGGCAGCTACCTGACGCGATTCAACTCGTGACGAGCACCGTTCGAGCCGGGTTACCCGTCAACGAGGCTTTTCGCGCCATCGCTCGCGAGATGCCGCAGCCCACGGCGGGACAGTTTGCCGTCGTCTGCAGCGAGCTGAGCGTCGGAAGACCTCCGGAGGAGGCCGTGGAAGCCGTTTATCGGCGAACGCAGGTGGCCGAGTATGCGATGTTTGCGGTGACGCTTGCCGTCCAGTTGAAGTCGGGCGGCAGTCTGGCCGAAACATTGCAGATTCTGGGAGAGACCGTGAGTCAGCGCGTCGCGCTCGCCGCGCGCGCCAAGGCGCTTGCAGGAGAGGTCATCTTTTCCTCGCGCGCGTTGTCGATGGCGCCGCTTCTCGTGGGTGGTTTGTTATACATGATCAATCCGCAATCCATTGATCTGTTGTTCTATGATCCGGTTGGAAACACGTTATTGGCTTACGCCGTCGGCTCGGTGCTCGTCGGGCATTTCGTGATAAGATGGATGATCCGGCGGGAGACGGCACTATGA
- a CDS encoding type II secretion system F family protein has product MTAGLAFVALAIAAAAATFVLIIRELHLRTLDARVSNAVLGIPDRSTRSKDLMSWLSSIGTRYRRFYAEENLDQLRAVLQSAGFNHYRTLPVWIGVKIVCMFLLPVVVFLFVQLSGRPFGDVLIFTLVAVVIGIMGPRLTLHMLRRRFDAAIRLGTPDMIDLLVVCSEAGMGLESALQRVAEEMSDTNPAMARVLYGLLDDLRILPSRAEAFEKLGATSEGLRRFGTMVSQSLQYGTPLGQALRTIAADLRRERITKLEERAHKLGAKLTIPMVLFLLPAMFVILGGSPFLHLIRTFKQI; this is encoded by the coding sequence ATGACGGCCGGTCTCGCATTTGTTGCGTTGGCGATCGCCGCGGCGGCTGCAACCTTCGTGTTGATCATCCGCGAACTGCACCTCCGCACCCTGGATGCGCGCGTGTCGAATGCAGTGCTCGGCATCCCCGATCGATCGACGCGTTCGAAGGATCTGATGAGCTGGCTGTCGTCGATCGGTACGCGGTACAGGCGGTTCTACGCCGAGGAAAATCTGGACCAGCTGCGAGCGGTGCTCCAGTCGGCAGGCTTCAATCACTACCGGACGCTCCCGGTCTGGATCGGCGTCAAGATCGTCTGCATGTTCCTGCTGCCTGTCGTTGTCTTTCTTTTCGTCCAGCTTTCGGGAAGGCCTTTCGGGGACGTGCTGATCTTCACCCTGGTCGCAGTGGTGATCGGTATCATGGGCCCTCGGCTTACACTCCATATGCTCAGGCGGCGTTTCGATGCTGCCATTCGGCTCGGCACGCCGGATATGATCGATCTGCTGGTGGTCTGCAGCGAAGCGGGCATGGGGCTGGAAAGCGCTCTGCAGCGTGTGGCGGAGGAAATGTCCGACACCAACCCCGCCATGGCCCGGGTTCTGTACGGCTTGCTTGACGATCTCCGGATCCTGCCCAGTCGCGCCGAGGCCTTCGAGAAACTGGGAGCCACCTCCGAGGGACTTCGCCGCTTCGGCACCATGGTGAGCCAGAGCCTGCAATACGGCACGCCCCTTGGTCAGGCTTTGCGAACGATCGCCGCCGACCTTAGGCGCGAGCGCATTACCAAGCTGGAGGAACGGGCGCACAAGCTGGGCGCCAAGCTCACCATTCCGATGGTGCTGTTTCTGCTTCCGGCGATGTTTGTCATTCTCGGCGGAAGTCCGTTTCTGCATCTCATTCGCACGTTCAAGCAGATTTAG
- a CDS encoding CpaF family protein, producing MKKFGRRPDDMPDRVPVPASGSPPPLPGAATAGLPSSHQDVLASAPVVLTRREESEVHHPVMPASLRERVIEQIDPAAAATVSRDILRRQVEEIIHGIANHDRLELSGREQILLADEIADDMTGYGPLRPLLLDQTISDIMINGPSNVYVERSGKLERIAVRFRDNDHIASVAQKIAAQVGRRVDESSPMVDCRLPDGSRVNIILPPLAIHSPCISIRKFPSRRLDMAGMVDNGSMTPAIAQLLEIAGRSRLNVLVSGGTGSGKTTLLNAMSQFIDPRERIVTIEDAAELQLQQPHVISLETRPPSLEGTGQVTQRDLLWNALRMRPDRIVVGEVRGAEAFDMLQAMNTGHDGSISTVHANSTRDALTRVENMVQMGQVNLPSRAIRSQIVAALDLIVQVERMRDGQRRIVQITEVIGLEGEVITTNDIAAFEYKEEDVHGRISGAYRSTHAVPKFKSRLVYYGLDRDWDEAMRHI from the coding sequence ATGAAGAAATTCGGTCGACGCCCGGACGACATGCCGGATCGCGTACCCGTTCCGGCGTCGGGTTCTCCTCCGCCGTTGCCGGGCGCGGCGACGGCAGGTCTGCCGTCGTCACATCAGGACGTGCTTGCTTCGGCGCCCGTCGTGCTGACGAGGCGCGAGGAAAGCGAGGTTCATCACCCCGTGATGCCTGCGTCGCTGCGCGAACGGGTCATCGAGCAGATCGATCCCGCGGCGGCGGCGACCGTGTCGCGCGATATCCTGCGGCGGCAGGTCGAGGAGATCATCCACGGCATCGCCAACCATGACCGGCTCGAACTGTCGGGCCGCGAGCAGATTTTGCTCGCGGACGAGATCGCCGACGACATGACCGGCTACGGCCCGCTGCGTCCGCTCCTGCTCGATCAGACGATCAGCGACATCATGATCAACGGTCCCAGCAACGTCTATGTCGAGCGAAGCGGCAAGCTGGAGCGGATCGCGGTGCGGTTCCGCGACAACGACCACATCGCCTCGGTGGCGCAGAAGATCGCGGCTCAGGTCGGCCGGCGCGTCGACGAATCCAGCCCGATGGTGGACTGCCGCCTGCCGGACGGCAGCCGTGTCAACATCATCCTGCCGCCGCTCGCGATCCACAGTCCCTGCATCTCCATCCGCAAGTTTCCCAGTCGCCGTCTGGACATGGCTGGGATGGTCGATAACGGGTCGATGACCCCGGCCATTGCGCAACTGTTGGAAATCGCCGGCAGGTCCCGGCTCAACGTCCTGGTCTCCGGCGGCACCGGCTCCGGCAAGACCACGCTGCTCAACGCCATGAGCCAGTTCATCGATCCCCGGGAGCGCATCGTCACCATCGAGGACGCAGCGGAGCTGCAGCTTCAGCAGCCGCACGTGATCAGCCTCGAGACGCGCCCGCCGAGCCTCGAGGGCACCGGGCAGGTGACGCAGCGCGATCTCCTCTGGAACGCCCTGCGCATGCGTCCCGACCGGATCGTCGTCGGCGAGGTCCGCGGCGCCGAGGCCTTCGACATGCTCCAGGCCATGAACACCGGGCATGACGGCTCGATCTCCACCGTGCACGCCAACAGCACCCGCGATGCCCTGACCCGCGTCGAGAACATGGTGCAGATGGGACAGGTCAATCTGCCGTCGCGGGCGATCCGGTCCCAGATCGTTGCCGCGCTGGATCTCATCGTCCAGGTCGAACGCATGCGCGACGGGCAGCGCCGCATCGTCCAGATCACCGAGGTGATCGGTCTGGAAGGCGAGGTGATCACGACCAACGACATCGCGGCCTTCGAGTACAAGGAAGAGGACGTTCACGGGCGCATATCGGGGGCATACCGGTCGACGCACGCGGTTCCGAAATTCAAGAGCCGTCTTGTCTATTATGGACTCGATCGGGATTGGGACGAGGCAATGAGGCACATATGA